The window AATCTATCCGAAGGAATATCTGATAAGATATGGCACATTGTAATTAATTGGGATTATTTTGCTAAAGATACCATTGGAAAACAATTATGCAGAGCAGCAGATTCTATTAGCGCAAATATTGCCGAAGGCTATGGTCGATTTCATTTTAAGGAAAACAAAAATTTCTGTTATTATAGCAGAGGTTCTATTCTGGAGGTAAAATCGTTTTTAAGAAAATCAAAAAATCGTAAATTAATCACGGATGAAATTTACCAGACGCTTTATTTAGACTTGCAAACCATCCATCTAAAATTGAACGCATACATAAAGTATATCGGAAAAAAGGCTGAGACGCTATAATCCTGAAATGATTACACCTCTAGTTTGGCACTAAAATATTCATTCTGCTAACTAATAAACTAATGACTAATGACTAATAAACCAAAAAGCCCTTCGCTTTTCATAGCAGTTGCAGTAGGCGAAAACTTTGCAATTGGAAAAAACAACCAGCTTTTATGGCACATGCCTGCTGATTTAAAGTTTTTTAAACAAACGACTTCTGGGCATACTGTTGTAATGGGCCGTAAGACTTATGATTCTGTTGGCAAACCATTACCAAACCGCCGAAATATTGTAATTACGAGAGACTCATCATTAAAAATTGATGGTGTTGAAGTTGTAAATAGCTTGGATGAGGCTTTGGAAATTACTAAAAATGAAAACAAACCAGTTTTCATTGTTGGTGGTGCAGAAATTTACCGTCAGGCTTTACCTAAAACGGATATACTTTATTTAACTACGATTCATCATACTTTCGATGCTGATACTTTTTTTCCAGCAATTGATCGGAATGAATGGGAAACAGTAAGTTCTGATCCTCATAAAGCTGATGAAAAAAATAAGTATGATTATACTTTTGAGGTATTAAAAAGGAAGTAAATAACTAAGTTCTAGAAAATAAACAAAGGAGTTTGGATGACAAGCTATTGATGAGTTATAGTTTTTACGGTCATCATGCTGAATTTAGTTTAGTATCTTTCATGCTTGTTGCCACATGCTAATCAGATCCTGAAACAAGTTCAGGATGACGACAGTTCGTGTATAGCTTTTTACAAATTTGAATATCAACGCTTAGAAATCTTGTCATTCTGAACATAGTCAAGAATCTCATTCCATGGAAAGCTACTAAACAATAAACCGCTCAACTCGAATTGGTGGGTTAAATTCAGGTAGATCTAATTGCTGGCGGATTCTTCATTGCATTCAGAATAACAGCAAGATTTAGAGTGCAATACTATGAATTTATGCACTCTTATAAATGCTTACCTTTCATATTGACGAAAGCACAAAGCTCTTAGCCGAAAATAGTAATCCATCCTACGCCACCTAAACCCGATATACGTGAAAAGCCAACGATTTTTCTTCGGTGCTTGTAACATTAGCGGGACCGAACCAAAGACAAGAGCCACTGCAATTGCTTTCCAAATAAATTTAGCTTCAAAATAAAAAGCTTAAACATGTTCTGCGCAACAAAAGCGGCTTTAATACCCTATAAAAATTAATGTTAATAAATTATCAACTAAGGGGTTTAAAATTTAAAAATTTAATTAGATTTGCCGACTTGTTAAAAAACAGCGAAAGACAAATTATTTTAAACAAACAATGCAAGGAAAAGGTTTTATAAAGTTTATAGCGATAGTATTAGCTATCGTTTGTGCGTATGCACTTTCATTTACATTGGTATCATCCAGCGTAGAAAAAGACGCAAAAAACTATGCGAAAGGTAACTTAGCCAAAGAGAAGGCTTATTTAGATTCGATGGGTACGGTGAAAGTTTACCCTTTATTGGGCTTCACTTATCAGGAAGTAAAATCGAAGGAAATTAATTTAGGCTTAGATTTAAAAGGCGGAATGAATGTAACGATGGAAATATCGTTATCTGAGTTGGTTAAATCTTTAGCGGGCAACCCTACTGATGCAAACTTTAATACAGCATTGCAAAATGCTCAAACTCAATTAAACGCTGGCGGTAAAGATTACATCAAATTGTTTGTTAACGAATTTGAGAAATTAAGTCCAAACACTAAGCTTGCAGATTATTTTTCTAATCAGGATAATGCAACACAATTAAAATCGAGTGCGAGTAACGGCGAAGTTCAATCTTTTTTAGAGAAAGAGGCAACTAGCGCTATTGATCGTTCATTCTTTATTCTACGTTCTCGTATTGATGGTTTCGGTGTTGTTAGTCCGAACATGCAAAAACAAGAAGGTAGCAACCGAATCTTAATTGAGATGCCGGGTGTTCAAGATAAAGACCGTATCTCTAAATTGCTACAAGGTTCGGCTGAATTACAATTTTGGCAAGTTTATCAGGTTCAAGAAGTTGTTCCTTTATTAGAAAATATAAACAAAACTTTAGCAGCTACTTTAAAAGATACTGCAACAGTTGCAAATGATACAACGACTAAAGCTGCTACTGGCGGTAAATTGGCCGGGTTGGAAAAAGCAGGTGTTAAAGATTCATTAGCTAAAGGTGGCAAACTTGCCGGTTTAGGTAAAAAAGACTCTACTGCTGCAAAAGCTGCTATAGCAAAATCTAATCCTTTATTTTCAGTTTTAAGTATCCCTACTTATACTGCAGAAAACGGACAACAGCAATTACGCCCAGGACCAATTGTTGCTTGGGTTGCTCAAAAAGATACGTCAAAAGTAAACTCATACTTTAAACTTCCTGAAGTTGCCGCTGCAATTCCATCTACGATGAAATTTATGTGGAGCGTTAAGCCTATGGAAGGCAGTAAAGTCTTTGAATTATATGCAATTAAAGTCACTAGTGCTGATGGTAAGCCAGATTTAGGTGGTGAATCAGTTAGTGACTCTCGTAATGATTTTGATCAGAAAGGAAAACCAGAGGTAACCATGTACATGACCAGTGAAGGTTCTGCTAAATGGAAAAAAATTACCGCAGAGGCAGCCTCTGATGCAAATAATAAAAAAGCAATTGCTATTGTTTTGGATAACGCAGTATATTCTGCGCCAACGGTTCAAAACGAAATCACGGGTGGTGTTTCTTCTATCACAGGTAACTTTACACAAGAGGATACAAAAGATTTATCAAACATTTTAAAAGCTGGTAAATTACCTGCTCCTGCTCGTATTGCTGGTAGCTTTGTAGTTGGACCAACTTTAGGTGCGCAAGCGATTCATGATGGTTTAATCTCATTCATTATTGCATTTATAGTGATTTTGATCTTCATGGCGTTATATTATCACCGTGCTGGTTGGGTTGCAAACTTTGCTTTGTTAATAAACCTTTTCTTTATCATGGGTATACTGGTTTCTTTAGGAGCAGTATTAACATTGCCTGGTATCGCAGGTATAGTACTCGTAATCGGTTTATCAGTAGATGCAAACATTCTAATTTTCGAACGTGTACGTGAAGAACT is drawn from Pedobacter mucosus and contains these coding sequences:
- a CDS encoding four helix bundle protein — its product is MNYKLEDLEVYNLSEGISDKIWHIVINWDYFAKDTIGKQLCRAADSISANIAEGYGRFHFKENKNFCYYSRGSILEVKSFLRKSKNRKLITDEIYQTLYLDLQTIHLKLNAYIKYIGKKAETL
- a CDS encoding dihydrofolate reductase, with translation MTNKPKSPSLFIAVAVGENFAIGKNNQLLWHMPADLKFFKQTTSGHTVVMGRKTYDSVGKPLPNRRNIVITRDSSLKIDGVEVVNSLDEALEITKNENKPVFIVGGAEIYRQALPKTDILYLTTIHHTFDADTFFPAIDRNEWETVSSDPHKADEKNKYDYTFEVLKRK
- the secDF gene encoding protein translocase subunit SecDF, whose amino-acid sequence is MQGKGFIKFIAIVLAIVCAYALSFTLVSSSVEKDAKNYAKGNLAKEKAYLDSMGTVKVYPLLGFTYQEVKSKEINLGLDLKGGMNVTMEISLSELVKSLAGNPTDANFNTALQNAQTQLNAGGKDYIKLFVNEFEKLSPNTKLADYFSNQDNATQLKSSASNGEVQSFLEKEATSAIDRSFFILRSRIDGFGVVSPNMQKQEGSNRILIEMPGVQDKDRISKLLQGSAELQFWQVYQVQEVVPLLENINKTLAATLKDTATVANDTTTKAATGGKLAGLEKAGVKDSLAKGGKLAGLGKKDSTAAKAAIAKSNPLFSVLSIPTYTAENGQQQLRPGPIVAWVAQKDTSKVNSYFKLPEVAAAIPSTMKFMWSVKPMEGSKVFELYAIKVTSADGKPDLGGESVSDSRNDFDQKGKPEVTMYMTSEGSAKWKKITAEAASDANNKKAIAIVLDNAVYSAPTVQNEITGGVSSITGNFTQEDTKDLSNILKAGKLPAPARIAGSFVVGPTLGAQAIHDGLISFIIAFIVILIFMALYYHRAGWVANFALLINLFFIMGILVSLGAVLTLPGIAGIVLVIGLSVDANILIFERVREELALGKNTALAIKEGFKHAMPSIIDSNVTLFILGAILYVFGSGPVQGFATTLCIGILSSLFAAVAITRVIFDSLINRKIEVSFDNKLTRNAFKDISFDFVGRRKIYYVISTAIIILGFVFYFKNGGLNLGVDFKGGRTYLVHFDKAVNTEDLKTKLNPVFGNETPEVKTAGEDSQVKITTTFHIEDQNPKTDKVVEDALVKGLATTGIKYEIASSQKVTPIIASDIVNGAFYAVLISCLFMFIYIVVRFKKWQYGLGAVIALFHDVLMVLSFYTILDGVMPFSLEIGQDFIAAILTVMGYTMTETVVVFDRIREKLKESGKEDLHGEERNNLINFALNSTLSRTILTSLTVFFVLLVIFIFGGDSIRGFIFALLIGRIIGTYSSLCISTPIVIDLGSSAEKKK